The following is a genomic window from Dermacentor variabilis isolate Ectoservices chromosome 11, ASM5094787v1, whole genome shotgun sequence.
GAATATGCAACGCCTGTGCTATAGTGTGTTACCTCGTGCGACTTTTCAATCATAGATCTGTGAATTTTGATTTGTTTACCTAGAGCTGCAAGTTGCGCTCGATATTTGCAAACACCGTAGTGTGATTACGTACAACTTATTCAGCATTCGATCACTTAAATTTGTCATTATTTCACTTTGGTGTTGATGTAATCGTCTGTATTCGTGTATTTGTGCTACTATAAACCCATGTGATGGGGCCTGCGGGGTCGTAAAGATGCCGAATGGCAGCTTTTATCCGCCACTCTTCATTCTCGTTTTGTCTCTTCATTTACATGGacgaagattgattgattgattgatttcacacaaaagaaagacaagTAGAAAATATCAGTTTAGGACAGCGTTAAAGTAACCAGTCTGACGTAACCCACGTTGCCCTCTTCGGGTACATGCTTCTGGCTCTCGACCCGCGGAAGTTTCATGTCGTTACTTCTTTAAACGCACTGGCCTGACGTAATTCGCGTTGCCCTCTTCGGGCAGATAATGCTGGCTCCCGACCCGCGCACCGACAGCCGGCGAATCGTGAGCGTCTCGCACAGCGAGTCGCTTCTCAGGTGGAAGAGACACCGCGAGCAGCTCATGACGCCCGTTGCGACGGCCACCTGCATCCGCGAGTTCGTCAACGTCGTGTCCACGGAGCACGCGCTGCGCGCCCAGCTGGCCGCCGCGCTGGTCAAGATGGACGTCGAGGTCACCGCCAAGATGGCTGCCGGGGCGGCCACGTCTCTCGGAGCGGGCGTCTTCGTCACGTTCGCGCAGCTGCCCGCCTTGGAAGTGGCCAAGGTGGCGCCCCCTGCCACTGCATCCGGCGCGAGCAAAGAGGCCCGCAACGCTCCAGACCCTGACGCAAATTCCGCAGCGCCCTCTACGTAGGTCGTCATTTGCTTGTGCTCACTCTTGATGATACCAGCGCGGGGGGCGTTGACATGGCTGAGCTCTTCTGACCGAATGCAATGTCCCACACGAAAGCAAAAAATGCCCGTGTATACCTAAATTTAAGAACAAAATTAACTTTACCCTAGGTAGTCAAAATGAATACGAAGCCCTGACCTGCAGAGTCTCTAATGGTGCAGCTATTGGTTTGTAACGTTAAAACATCGTCAATGAGTCAGTCGATCAGCGTAATACTTAGGCTTACGCTGACAGTACTTTTTGATCCGTAACTGCGAGCATAATTTTTTGCACGTCTGAGTTTCCCTGTGAGTAAACATCGTCCGAAGACATCCGCTACCGGAGTCCCTCATGGCCAGACTGATGTTTTGGGATGTCGAACACCATCGTTCATTAAATCAGCGCCATAACTGTTTTGTCCCGCTGTCTCCGCGGCCATAGGCGATCAGACTTTAATGCGGGAACTTTCCGCACGATCGCAGTAGCGGCGACGAAGCGACCGGAGGCGGCGGCGCCGACAAGAACGGTGGTGAGGCGGCCAATCCGTGGCTGGCTGCCTTCAACGCTGCTCTCGGCGACAAGGGCAACGTGACGAACGACGAACCGCTGTTCGCCGCCGATCCGCGGCTCTTCGCGCTGGTGCGCGAGGTGCTCAACCAGTACCCGACGAACCACGTGCGCTACTACACCGCGTTCCACGTGGTGCGCCAGCTGGCGCCGTTCACCTCGTACCGGCTGGTGGAAGCCCTGTTCTCGCCCGAGAACAAGACGGCCGCCATGCTGTACTACGCGGACGCGTGCGCAGCGGCCGCGAGCCGCCTCACTTCCTTCGCCCTGGCCAGCTACGTGTTTCAGGTATGCGCCGCAGGACGTCCACCCGGACGTCCACCAGGACGTCCGGGAAAGACCTGGTGGAACGTCCTGGTGGAAGACGTCCCCCAGAACATCCACCAGGACGTCCGGGAAGGACCTGGAGGAAAGTCCCGGTGGAAGACGTCCACCAGAACGTCCACCCGGACGTTCTGGTGGAAGTCTTTTACCAGGAGTTTCCACCAAGTCTTTCCACCAGGAGGTCGCCACCCGGGGGTCCACGGTAAAACCAACGAACACAGCAGTGCGGGCTTATGTACGTGGGCTGGGCATCATTTGAAGTCGGAGAAGCACAATGCGAGAATCGCTTTGACGAAAAAAGCTCGGGAACTTGAGTCAAGAGAAATAGGTTGCTCAAGTACGCAAATACCTGTACTTCAACAGCGTGGACGCATAATGAAGGGGTCAAGAAAGTTGACAACCTAGTACAGGGTATGGGAagcgtgaacaaaaaaaaacgtagtcGTGAaatagaaagtgagagaaagaaccAGAAAATTCTGAGTGAATGATGGAAGTGAAGAAGTCTATCGCGATTTGCAAAGACGGCAAGCAAGAAAGCGGGAGATAAGTTTTGTAAATTAGCATAAAAGGCAGTGCTCGATAAATTTTGTAAATTAGCATAAAAGGCAGTGCTTCGCTATTAGATGTCCGCGAGCCTCGCCTTTCTAAGGACAAAAACAAATAGTAGCAAATGTTCTCAAGAGGATGAGGCATGTGTCAGCTGCAGAAAAAGTCTGGAGACGACTCAGCACATAATGGAATGTCGTGATGTTATTAGCGTGCTCCTGTCGAGTTTTAACCCCAGCGCTTTCTGAAGGTGGACGTTCCCTCATCCGCCTCCAAGAAGCGCTGGGTTTGAACATTGATGAGAGCGGTAACTGGTCATCGGTCGTGATAATCAAAATACACCTAGACTCTTCGTGGGAAAACACGGCAGAATGGAGCCAGGGTAGTTACAGGCACATTACCATTAGAGATAGAGGTTGTATTTGATGGTAGTAATATAAAGTAGACATAAACGAAATTTTAGACAATATCTGTAGTAAAATCTGATCAGCTTGAACAGGCTAGGTGAATACTTGTTGCCGTACTGTTTCATATTGAATGCTCTTAGAAATCGCCAATCAAGTATGAGGTGGGGCAACAGTGTTGGTAACATCGCGAGATAGTCGCTAAATTTGGAGACTATGTAGCCACCTTAACGACGACTCCAATTTTTCGGGGAATCGTAGCGCCTTCCTTGGTGACGTTTTGCTGGTCACGTTGACTTTCCGGCAGCACTGTCAAGAGAAACTGCTTCTTGGATCGCCAAAGATGCCAACTGTCCACACGCAGCTAAATCACGAGATTTTCGTCAAGCGCACAGTAACCTAGTGGAGGCGGTCTTATGAATATTGGCAGTTCCcaaaaaaattattaaatgcCTTACTGTACGTTAAGTTACTCTTGTTTATAGAGTTAAACATTGTGCAAATAAGCAGTACACATTGGTCCAGTAATTCCTCAAGACACTTCGACTAAACGCCACCCTTCGCCCCCATATTATTCCAAGGAGGATAGACGCCTCCATTTGCCACTACTTGCCACTACAATGTTGCTTTTCTAGGCGAGGGAAAGTGATGAAATATGATGCTGCTTAAAGAAATCGGGGGTTATTTCGACTCTCCACACTTCTGCCGTTGACTCGTCACAGTAGGAGTTAGGTGAAGCTTTGGCTTCAAAGAGCAAAGAAGCCATCCAGGAACAGCAGAACCATTAAAACAAATAAATTCCAAACAAGTCATGACCATCCCTTAACTACACTTCGCTAAGAAAATGGAACGTTCTGGGCCCATAACTCGGCAACGTtgtccgaaaaaaacaaaaaacaggacACTATCGTGTGAGGCGTGTGAAAAGGTGTCGTGGTTTCTGAAAAATAATTGTGAAAATACGGTGACGCGTTTAAAATCAAGATTGCCGACTGCACTAGATATGTTTTTTTTAACAGGGTTGTTGGAAGAATTCAGTTTTAATTGCGCACCAGAACAAATGGAGAACGAGGCAGCATACGGGGACATCGGGGGAATCTGTTTCAAAGGATTACTGAGAAGCACGAAAAGAAATAGACGTGCGACTACTGTTTCTGGGTACCTGCATAGGGAAAAACGTAGGTTCACAGGGAAGAAAAAGAACCCGGTAACTGGCCAGAAAATATCACTTTAACGGCACGGACGAGAAAAACAGTTGAATAGGTAAAATTAGAGATGCAGAAACAGCATACCGAATAGATGCGGTGCAAAAGCCAGCAATCGAACTGTATATGACGCAACAAAGAATTAAATCACAAGAAAAAGTTTACGATAGTTTAAAGGCAAGCGCGCAACTATTTGAAACACGTTCAGGTTGTCTGGGAACAAGGTGTCATTTTGAAAAATTTCCAACGATGACTGCAAGTGCCTGTGGAAGTAGCGCAGTAACCATAGGTCCTTTTTTTTAGCACGTCGCAATATTTATACAGATGTAAATTAGAACGTACATTTACCCTACCCGATGCCTCATAGTTTCAGGATACCGACGGGAGGAAAGGTTTCGAATTCCTTTTATGGTGGAAGTATTGGTGCCCTAAGTGCAAGGAACAcgctaataaaaaaaatactttagGGCAGTAAATTTCTTGTGGGTTAGGTGATTTGTTCACAGTATCACGGCATTAAGCGCCAGCAATAAACGCCGCCAGAGGGGTAAAACTATACATATTCATGATATTAGCAACCATCTTGTTTTTAAAAATGCTCATAACGTTTATCAATGTAAATTTTACATGACTTCACACTTCACAGATCGATCGACGTGCCCTCCCCCCTACCTCCAGGCCTACCGTATTCTGCTTCGAAGAAGGaagttcataacatccatccttGCGTTCTGTTCATGCCATTCAGTTTTGTAATTGCGCAACCAGACGATGGATATACACTAACCATAGTTACACACTAGCCGTGAATGTACTAACCGTTCTTATCAACTATTAAGCCACAGACAAGTATCCGACCATTTCCGATATCGCACTGTCGAATCAAATACTACTAAATTAACATGCACTATTTGTTCGCAAAGGCACACAAAATTTCAAGTATTCGCCTGCCCCTAAATTTATAACCAATTCCGTAGTGTcccataatatttttttctcgctgAGGATGTCATGGCTCAAGCGAGAGCGTAGCGTTGTTCCTAATAAGGAACACTAGCCTGTGTTATGGGGACGGGGTTTtgcgaccttcaacagcgtctgcctggagctcgaaccaggttgaccatcggagagggctctgcagggaagacgaggtgatgtgaaaacaaataacagaagtcTAATACATCGTTACGGGAGAGCGGTGCGATCCGAGGGAAATACAAAACATTCAGCGTGCGTTCacctgcacgcaagggcagagaatGTGACTCCACATGGCGGCTCGCTGGCTTATGCCCTCCACCATCCGGGCAACTTCATTCTCTGCTGCTCCCTGGTAGATGGCCTTGTTAGGACACGTCGGGCCAACTCACACAGAGGGTCATGggagggaaaccactccttggcgCAGATGGGCTGAACGTAGAACAGAGGAGAGTATGAATTGCACATACCGCGAATAAACCTCTCGcacacacccgacggacaagtATCTTCTTGTCGACGAGTATGACCATTAGGCAAGGCGTGTCCCAGCTGTTTGGAATCTGTCCCCATTCACTGCCGCACAAAGTGAACCGTAGCAGCTGGTAAATTAAACATTCCTTCGCACCGTTTCAATTCGTACCTCCAGGACCTGGTGCCGAAAGAGCGAGTACAGGCGGCGTACGACCACCTGGACGCGCTGAAGAACCggacggccgccgtggccagttcGTGGCTCGCGCAGCCAGACCAGCACTGGGCTCTTCAGAGACTCGGCTCCGTTAAGAGCATGGTCGCCTGGCCCTCGCGCTTCAACGACTCGCATGGTGCCGCCGTGGACCAGTTCCTGGCGCACCTGCCCGACTTCCGGGGCTACTACGTCGAGATCTACGTGGACGCCGTCTCGGCCATTAGGAACCGCGAGAAGGCTCAGCTCCTAGACCGGACCGCGGGCTCCAAGGAGAAGATCGCCCGCGAAGAGGACGGTCCTTTCCCGGGGATGCGTCCCACGGTCCGCTACAGCGCCTGGTACGGCAGCGTCCTGGTCTCCCCCAGCGCCGTGCTCCAGCCGCTGTTCTTCAATGGCAGCGACCCGCTGAGCATGGGCGCATTCGGGCACCTGGCGGCTCACGAACTATGGCACGCCGCGTTGGGAGAGATGCCCCTGGGGGTCGCGCCCCAGTCCGACCTGACCCTCGGCGACGAGCAACTCAAGAGGCACCAGTGCGTCGCCGACATCTACACCAAGGCAGGGGCCGGGAAACGGGACGCCGCCAAGGGTTCCTCCGAAAACGTGGCCGACGTCGTCGGCCTCGAGGTCGCCTACGCCCTCTACCGCGAGGGCAACGGGTCCTCGTCTGGCTCGGCGAGCGGCGGCGACGTCGGCGCCAACGTGACCGACGTGACGGGCTTCACGGCACAGCGCCTGTTCTTCATCGCGTCCTGCCTCAAGTGGTGTGCGGCGACGCCCGATGCACTGTCGAAGACGTCGCTGGGCTACGCGACGCCCCGACTGAGGTGCAACGTGCCGGTCGCCATGTTGGACGGAGCGGCCGGGTTCGCCGAGACATTCGGCTGCCAGGCCGAAAGCAAGATGGTAAAGATGGCGGCCGGTCCCAACTGCACGGCCGTCGAGGAAGTGCCACTGCAGCCGCCCCGGGCCTACAACTTTACCGGATAGCGCCTCGAGAACGGGAGCTGGGGGCATCGGGGTCGGTGACGGGCGCCTTGCCCGTTCCTAGAACTGTTTGTTTGGCTGGAGCCGTCGGCGAACAATTTCTTGCGCCATCCACTCCAATGGTGCCGTAATATATGAAGCCGACGTTTTGATGCGGTGGGGTGCCGGCGTCACGGACGTGTCCCACTGCGATTTGCGATTCGTTATCGCGGAGTAGCGTGTATACCTGAAAAGTTCTCCATCGGCCGACAATGCAAGGAACTTGGTGCGACCTGGCGACGCGCGAGGACGCGCCTGAAAGTGCGACGCAGTAATCGCAGTTTGTAGGACTGACGCGGGCGCCACCACACGCCCTTTTCGCAAATATTTGGGAATGGTTACGTTTGCTAGCAAGAAGATTAAAGTTGGTTGTGTTTTGGATTTTCCAGAGAGTTATTGCGCCAATTTGGGTCAACTGCAAAGAATCGTCTCTAATGGTCGCTAAAAAAATGTCGTGAGGAAGGCAGTACGGTAAGAGAGACCGATGTGTGTACTTCACACTTTCATCTTAGCTCTAAGCCAGGCTGTAGCCGAATGAGTTTGACGGGACAAATCAGATGCTCGTAACAGGCCAGACAATGTGACGTGGCCCTCATACAGCTATAGCTCTTGTCAgagagcgccccccccccaccccacaacGGGTGGTCGTCTCACTACAGTGCCGCGCAGACATTAACGTGAAGTACCTTTTCAGCTTTATCAGTGCACGTGTGTGCCATGTGATTCTCCTCAACTGTATGTAGGTCTATATACGGACCGATACGACGAGGCTTTACCGGTTGTTTCCATTATCCTCCCTGAA
Proteins encoded in this region:
- the LOC142564725 gene encoding uncharacterized protein LOC142564725 — protein: MLAPDPRTDSRRIVSVSHSESLLRWKRHREQLMTPVATATCIREFVNVVSTEHALRAQLAAALVKMDVEVTAKMAAGAATSLGAGVFVTFAQLPALEVAKVAPPATASGASKEARNAPDPDANSAAPSTGDEATGGGGADKNGGEAANPWLAAFNAALGDKGNVTNDEPLFAADPRLFALVREVLNQYPTNHVRYYTAFHVVRQLAPFTSYRLVEALFSPENKTAAMLYYADACAAAASRLTSFALASYVFQDLVPKERVQAAYDHLDALKNRTAAVASSWLAQPDQHWALQRLGSVKSMVAWPSRFNDSHGAAVDQFLAHLPDFRGYYVEIYVDAVSAIRNREKAQLLDRTAGSKEKIAREEDGPFPGMRPTVRYSAWYGSVLVSPSAVLQPLFFNGSDPLSMGAFGHLAAHELWHAALGEMPLGVAPQSDLTLGDEQLKRHQCVADIYTKAGAGKRDAAKGSSENVADVVGLEVAYALYREGNGSSSGSASGGDVGANVTDVTGFTAQRLFFIASCLKWCAATPDALSKTSLGYATPRLRCNVPVAMLDGAAGFAETFGCQAESKMVKMAAGPNCTAVEEVPLQPPRAYNFTG